The proteins below come from a single Methanothrix thermoacetophila PT genomic window:
- a CDS encoding 30S ribosomal protein S15, whose product MARMHSRKKGSSGSRPPVVDKLPEWCDVSKEELEKTIMTLHERGMSNAMIGLTLRDQYGVPNLKLILGKSLSSFLRDRNALPEIPEDLSNLMRKALRLRRHLLRAQPRGTVSDTSISRLPRTKDIHNKRALQLVESKIRRLVRYYKQVGRLPATWEYRPETAEIQISSKQ is encoded by the coding sequence TAAGAAGGGTTCATCTGGATCGAGACCACCAGTGGTGGACAAGCTGCCTGAGTGGTGTGATGTGAGCAAGGAGGAGCTCGAGAAGACCATAATGACCCTCCATGAGAGGGGGATGTCGAATGCGATGATCGGGCTCACGCTCAGGGATCAGTATGGCGTGCCGAATTTGAAGCTTATCCTCGGAAAGAGCCTGAGCAGCTTCCTGAGAGATAGGAATGCACTCCCGGAGATACCTGAGGATCTGAGCAACCTTATGAGAAAAGCGCTTAGGCTCAGGAGGCATCTTCTCAGAGCTCAACCGAGAGGCACAGTGAGTGATACGAGCATAAGCAGGCTTCCGAGGACCAAGGATATACACAACAAGAGAGCCCTCCAGCTCGTTGAGAGCAAGATCCGCAGGCTTGTGAGGTACTACAAGCAGGTTGGCAGGCTTCCGGCAACATGGGAATACAGGCCTGAGACCGCTGAAATTCAGATATCCTCAAAGCAGTGA
- a CDS encoding DHHA1 domain-containing protein: MNAFEKAAETIARAILQCDRVVVVSHDDADGISSAGLICNALARAGIPFQARLTQRLTADTIEGLKPPIVFCDMGSGQPDVISGIKGEVFVLDHHKPVGSLNCISLNPHNFGIDGAFEISASGVVYSVVRKMGDNRDLAGLALVGAIGDRQAMIGANRHILEEGIAAGAVEVRPGLKMAEDGDISKVFERSIEPLLDFTGDPERVRAFLGEIGVDGRVEDLRGEPLTRISTALVLKLLMQGSFAADSVIGEAIRLKREVVENAFELVLLLNACGRLERPGIGLTLCLRDRSALPEARRIADDYRKEILAGIDLLRRNSTEMENIRYLIAENLHGGGVIAGLGIRYLYTDKPLIVLNNKDGTVRVSARGNRPLIRRGLDLSIALRAAAESVGGKGGGHSIASGASIPPGTEKQFLLKLNEIIGGQLKR; encoded by the coding sequence ATGAATGCGTTCGAGAAAGCCGCGGAGACCATAGCAAGGGCCATTCTCCAGTGTGATCGGGTTGTTGTGGTCTCACACGATGATGCAGACGGCATATCGTCAGCAGGCTTGATCTGCAACGCTCTTGCTCGTGCTGGAATCCCTTTCCAGGCCAGGCTCACGCAGCGTCTGACTGCAGATACCATTGAGGGCCTGAAGCCTCCCATTGTCTTCTGCGACATGGGCAGCGGCCAGCCTGATGTGATATCCGGAATAAAGGGCGAGGTCTTTGTGCTCGACCACCACAAACCTGTCGGCTCTCTGAACTGTATCTCTCTTAATCCCCACAACTTCGGCATCGATGGTGCCTTTGAGATAAGCGCATCAGGGGTCGTCTACTCTGTCGTGAGAAAGATGGGGGATAACAGAGACCTCGCAGGGCTTGCGCTTGTGGGCGCAATCGGCGACAGGCAGGCGATGATCGGCGCGAACAGGCACATACTTGAAGAGGGGATTGCAGCGGGCGCGGTCGAGGTGCGACCTGGCCTCAAGATGGCAGAGGATGGTGACATCTCGAAGGTCTTCGAGCGATCCATCGAGCCGCTGCTCGACTTCACTGGAGATCCGGAGCGGGTGAGGGCGTTCCTGGGAGAGATCGGTGTTGATGGTAGGGTAGAGGATCTCAGGGGCGAGCCTCTTACGAGGATATCAACTGCACTGGTTCTCAAGCTTCTCATGCAGGGGAGCTTCGCGGCGGATTCTGTGATAGGAGAGGCGATACGGCTGAAGAGAGAGGTCGTTGAGAACGCCTTTGAGCTTGTCCTCCTCCTGAACGCGTGCGGTCGCCTCGAGAGGCCTGGGATCGGGCTGACGCTGTGTCTGCGTGACAGGTCTGCGCTACCTGAGGCAAGAAGGATCGCAGATGATTACAGAAAGGAGATTCTCGCAGGCATAGATCTGCTTCGCAGGAACAGTACAGAGATGGAGAACATAAGGTACCTGATAGCAGAGAACCTCCACGGCGGAGGGGTCATAGCGGGTCTCGGCATAAGGTATCTGTACACCGATAAACCGCTCATAGTTCTGAATAACAAAGACGGCACCGTCAGGGTCTCTGCGAGAGGTAACAGGCCGCTCATAAGGAGAGGGCTGGACCTGTCCATAGCTTTGAGAGCGGCCGCGGAAAGCGTTGGCGGAAAGGGCGGCGGGCACAGCATAGCAAGCGGCGCCTCAATACCGCCCGGCACTGAGAAGCAGTTTCTCCTGAAGCTGAATGAGATCATCGGTGGTCAGCTGAAGCGATGA
- a CDS encoding KEOPS complex subunit Pcc1, with product MIYVKLIFSGSDVQEISKALEPDNLPSMNVSVQDDELIIELRAERIGTVLSTVDDLLMNIKVAEEAIGSSEV from the coding sequence ATGATATATGTAAAGCTCATATTCTCGGGCAGTGATGTGCAGGAGATATCAAAGGCACTGGAGCCGGACAACCTTCCCAGCATGAACGTTTCCGTGCAGGATGATGAGCTGATCATAGAGCTCCGTGCTGAGAGAATCGGCACCGTGCTCTCCACGGTCGATGATCTGCTCATGAACATCAAGGTGGCTGAGGAGGCCATTGGCTCCTCGGAGGTTTGA
- a CDS encoding serine--tRNA ligase, producing the protein MKFHLEVSLKLSGDAANAEGDLAEFFEKQAVDLLKKGAPEGMGAKVAGWRITGDQLEIKIESDRYVRAHDALLRLRKPLANLLGRKHRLGIRGINVSRFEIQIESNRQITHRIPYVRESRYEDGLLTLILGVEDPKRGWTWMLENRIPDRIVNLLEEKLQSYGGKAEHWELLWESPPREFKFSGDPTQEMVKRGWIKHGSARGQWIHGPQSTHLFRTFERIVLEEILVPLGYREMIFPKLDTWDVWKRSGHAQGVYPEIYYVCPPKSRDPAFWEEVIDYYKVTHEIPLDLIKEKIDYPIGGMCYAQCPTFWVFLQGATLPNDELPIKVFDRSGTSHRYESGGIHGIERVDEFHRIEIVWLGTKQQVMEEAERLKERYKHIFEEILELRWRMAWVTPWFMAQEGRTGLAEMEGAGTIDYEALLPYSGNWIEFQNLSVNGEKYPKGFSVKAQSGESLWSGCSGVGLERWTSVFLGQKGLDPDNWPDEFRKRFGEMPRGIRFL; encoded by the coding sequence ATGAAATTCCATTTAGAGGTAAGCCTGAAGCTTAGCGGCGATGCCGCAAATGCTGAGGGCGATCTCGCTGAGTTCTTCGAAAAGCAGGCTGTGGACCTCCTTAAGAAGGGGGCGCCTGAGGGCATGGGCGCGAAGGTCGCTGGCTGGAGGATCACGGGGGACCAACTGGAGATAAAGATAGAGAGCGATAGATATGTAAGGGCGCATGATGCCCTTCTCAGGCTGAGAAAACCGCTGGCGAACCTGCTTGGCAGAAAACACAGGCTGGGGATCAGGGGTATAAACGTCAGCAGATTCGAGATACAGATCGAGTCCAATCGCCAGATAACCCACAGGATTCCCTATGTCAGGGAGTCGAGATACGAGGATGGTCTCCTCACGCTGATCTTGGGCGTCGAGGATCCGAAGCGCGGATGGACATGGATGCTAGAGAACCGCATCCCGGACAGGATTGTCAACCTCCTTGAGGAAAAGCTCCAGAGCTACGGCGGAAAGGCCGAGCACTGGGAGTTGCTGTGGGAGAGCCCGCCGAGGGAGTTCAAGTTCAGTGGCGATCCCACGCAGGAGATGGTGAAGAGAGGATGGATAAAGCACGGATCTGCGAGAGGTCAGTGGATACACGGCCCGCAGTCAACGCATCTCTTCAGGACGTTCGAGAGGATCGTGCTCGAGGAGATTCTTGTGCCCCTCGGATACAGGGAGATGATATTTCCCAAGCTCGACACATGGGATGTGTGGAAGAGGAGCGGGCATGCGCAGGGGGTCTACCCTGAGATATACTACGTGTGCCCGCCCAAGAGCAGGGACCCGGCGTTCTGGGAGGAGGTCATTGATTATTATAAGGTGACACATGAGATCCCGCTCGATCTGATAAAGGAGAAGATCGACTACCCGATCGGAGGCATGTGCTATGCTCAGTGCCCCACATTCTGGGTCTTCCTCCAGGGCGCCACGCTCCCGAATGACGAGCTCCCGATAAAGGTCTTCGACAGGTCCGGGACGAGCCACAGATATGAGTCAGGTGGCATTCATGGCATAGAGCGCGTCGACGAGTTCCACAGGATAGAGATCGTCTGGCTCGGCACAAAGCAGCAGGTCATGGAGGAGGCGGAGCGGCTCAAGGAGAGGTACAAGCACATCTTCGAGGAGATACTGGAGCTGCGTTGGCGCATGGCCTGGGTCACTCCATGGTTCATGGCGCAGGAAGGCAGAACAGGCCTCGCCGAGATGGAGGGCGCCGGCACCATAGATTACGAGGCGCTGCTTCCATACAGCGGCAACTGGATCGAGTTCCAGAACCTCTCCGTGAACGGCGAGAAGTACCCGAAGGGGTTCTCTGTGAAGGCGCAGAGCGGCGAGAGCCTGTGGAGCGGATGCAGCGGGGTTGGTCTGGAGAGATGGACCAGCGTCTTTCTGGGACAGAAAGGTCTGGATCCCGATAACTGGCCTGACGAGTTCCGGAAGAGGTTCGGGGAGATGCCCAGAGGCATCAGGTTCCTCTGA
- a CDS encoding TIGR00296 family protein produces MLTLEEGRRAVRLARDALTAYVHRKEIINPHDLPGVFNERRGVFVTLEKDGELRGCIGYPRAVLPLGKAIVDSAINAGTRDPRFPRVRPEELDEITIEVTVLTEPQVMDGDKKTLPERVQIGRHGLIVTRGMCSGLLLPQVAPEYGFDSVDFLCQTCLKAGLPVDAWLDDDTVIECFEAQIFSETSPNGDVIEKKLPACETR; encoded by the coding sequence ATGCTCACACTGGAGGAAGGAAGAAGGGCGGTCAGGCTGGCCAGGGATGCGCTGACAGCTTACGTCCACAGGAAAGAGATCATAAATCCGCATGATCTCCCTGGAGTCTTCAACGAGAGGCGGGGCGTTTTTGTGACCCTGGAGAAGGATGGAGAGCTGCGTGGGTGTATAGGATATCCCAGAGCAGTCCTCCCGCTCGGAAAGGCGATTGTCGATTCCGCGATTAATGCCGGCACGCGAGATCCCAGGTTCCCCAGGGTCCGTCCGGAGGAGCTCGATGAAATAACGATAGAGGTGACGGTCCTCACCGAGCCTCAGGTGATGGATGGCGATAAAAAAACGCTGCCCGAGAGGGTTCAGATCGGCAGGCATGGGCTGATCGTCACCAGGGGAATGTGCTCCGGTCTGCTCCTCCCGCAGGTTGCACCGGAGTACGGCTTCGACTCAGTGGACTTTCTCTGTCAGACGTGCCTCAAGGCTGGGCTTCCGGTTGATGCATGGCTCGACGATGATACGGTGATCGAGTGCTTCGAGGCACAGATCTTCTCCGAAACCAGCCCGAATGGCGATGTGATCGAGAAAAAGCTGCCTGCATGCGAGACGCGATGA
- a CDS encoding DUF1614 domain-containing protein, with the protein MLELMIPFFLLLVILLLALPLIFIYLFIRITEEAFEQIGFGHWHASLMVFGSIIGSMIDIPLHSGVITTYPAFMVDLMGTMDVPVSFHPVRLLVNVGGCIVPVLVSIDLLRRHRAPVSTALLGAVVVAILTYTMAEPVPNVGITLPVYIPPVSAALVAVVLCRGYRTAPAIAYISGSIGTLLGADVMNLLTPGVLPALAPPSAYPRPLALSIGGAGIFDGIFLTGVMAVLLASLVVCLLGGGSCRSRRISVS; encoded by the coding sequence ATGCTGGAGTTGATGATCCCCTTCTTCCTACTCCTTGTTATTCTGCTGCTGGCCCTCCCGCTGATATTCATATACCTCTTCATACGCATCACAGAGGAGGCATTCGAACAGATCGGCTTCGGCCACTGGCACGCGAGCCTTATGGTCTTCGGCTCGATAATTGGGAGCATGATAGATATCCCGCTGCACAGTGGGGTTATAACAACATATCCTGCGTTCATGGTCGATCTGATGGGGACCATGGACGTTCCTGTGAGCTTCCATCCGGTGCGCCTGCTGGTCAACGTCGGCGGATGCATTGTGCCGGTTCTCGTGAGCATAGATCTCCTCAGGCGGCACAGAGCGCCGGTCTCGACAGCCCTGCTTGGAGCAGTGGTCGTGGCAATCCTCACGTACACAATGGCGGAGCCGGTGCCGAATGTGGGCATAACCCTTCCCGTGTACATCCCTCCGGTATCGGCTGCACTGGTGGCGGTCGTCCTCTGCAGGGGATACAGAACCGCGCCGGCGATCGCGTACATCAGCGGTTCGATCGGCACCCTGCTAGGCGCGGATGTGATGAACCTGCTCACGCCAGGGGTCCTGCCAGCGCTTGCCCCTCCATCTGCGTATCCCCGACCCCTTGCACTCTCGATCGGCGGCGCCGGCATATTCGACGGTATATTCCTGACGGGGGTGATGGCAGTCCTCCTCGCGTCTCTGGTTGTGTGTCTGCTGGGAGGCGGGAGCTGCAGATCTAGGAGGATCTCAGTATCATAG
- a CDS encoding DUF116 domain-containing protein yields the protein MNYVDQVYLFVGKVVVLALLISFLLSLIIALLVGVSFKTRRYFLARPMLIGISLLESFVKAIFWLARADDKIVDDVGISLMNYINRGKFYATPVGDRFVFMPQCLRSVECPAKLTPEGIKCVGCGRCGIGEAKKIAESRGYRFFVVPGSSFIKRIIQRYHPKGIVGVGCEMEIKEGLILCHSHGIPAIGVPLSTAGCVSTTLEWERLYDVLLQRSSREPERHQT from the coding sequence ATGAATTACGTCGATCAGGTTTACCTGTTTGTTGGAAAGGTCGTGGTGCTCGCTCTTCTCATATCATTTCTCCTCTCTCTCATCATCGCGCTGCTCGTCGGCGTCTCCTTCAAGACTAGGAGGTATTTCCTGGCCAGGCCGATGCTCATAGGCATAAGCCTTCTGGAGAGCTTCGTCAAAGCGATATTTTGGCTGGCCCGCGCAGACGACAAGATCGTTGACGATGTCGGGATATCTCTGATGAACTACATCAACAGGGGCAAGTTCTATGCCACTCCTGTCGGGGACAGGTTCGTGTTCATGCCCCAGTGCCTGCGGTCTGTCGAGTGTCCCGCGAAGCTCACGCCCGAGGGGATAAAATGCGTGGGGTGTGGCAGATGCGGGATAGGGGAGGCGAAAAAAATCGCCGAGTCGCGGGGGTACAGGTTCTTTGTTGTTCCGGGATCGAGCTTTATAAAACGCATCATTCAGAGATACCATCCGAAGGGAATAGTCGGCGTCGGGTGCGAGATGGAGATAAAGGAGGGGCTCATACTCTGTCACAGCCACGGCATACCGGCCATAGGCGTCCCCCTATCCACAGCAGGCTGCGTCTCCACAACCCTCGAATGGGAGCGGCTGTACGATGTGCTTCTCCAGAGGTCCAGCAGGGAGCCTGAGAGACATCAGACTTAA
- a CDS encoding DUF373 family protein, with protein MDVLVLCIDRDDDLGRKAGIKSPVVGREENLNAALTLGLADPEESDTNTIFGGLKIYDELAAERSVEIATITGDEKVGLSADRKLAEQLEQLIERLDPKSVIVVSDGAEDEAILPIIQSRIKVDGVRRILVKQNPSIESTYYLLKQVFTDPKISHTIFIPPGLALLMFSIFYLLNYPNGAIIAITGSVGLYLLFRGLGLDDFLDETKKTLRGSLYAGKISFVTYILAGMLIIIATIQGIANVWYSYKGPIWYGYLTLLMLFINASVWWYVAAGICANVGKLIDMHLEGIKDPRTYSYPFFLFATGLIFWGASIVILANFTQDFSMSPLSSIQYFAVCAMGAMATALLGIKLKSYIAKRNGAGRELLKEGVQTKC; from the coding sequence ATGGACGTACTGGTGCTCTGCATTGACCGCGATGACGATCTGGGCCGGAAGGCCGGCATCAAGAGCCCGGTGGTTGGAAGGGAGGAGAACCTGAACGCGGCTCTCACACTCGGGCTTGCCGATCCGGAGGAGTCCGACACCAACACGATCTTCGGCGGGCTGAAGATTTATGACGAGCTCGCTGCTGAGAGATCTGTTGAGATTGCGACGATAACCGGCGACGAGAAGGTTGGGCTCAGCGCGGACAGGAAGCTTGCAGAGCAGCTCGAGCAGCTCATAGAGCGTCTGGACCCTAAGTCAGTCATTGTTGTATCGGACGGCGCAGAGGATGAGGCGATCCTTCCGATCATACAGTCCAGGATAAAGGTCGACGGTGTTAGACGCATACTGGTTAAGCAGAATCCCAGCATCGAGAGCACATACTACCTGCTGAAGCAGGTATTCACAGACCCGAAGATAAGCCACACGATATTCATCCCACCCGGCCTGGCGCTACTGATGTTCTCCATATTCTACCTGCTGAACTACCCGAACGGGGCGATCATAGCGATAACAGGCTCCGTAGGGCTCTACCTGCTCTTCAGAGGCCTGGGGCTTGACGATTTCCTGGACGAGACGAAGAAGACGCTGAGAGGATCGCTGTACGCAGGCAAGATATCATTCGTCACATACATACTTGCAGGGATGCTGATAATAATAGCCACGATCCAGGGAATAGCGAATGTTTGGTACTCTTACAAAGGACCGATATGGTACGGCTACCTCACACTGCTGATGCTCTTCATAAACGCAAGCGTCTGGTGGTACGTCGCAGCAGGCATCTGCGCCAACGTGGGGAAGCTCATAGATATGCACCTGGAGGGCATAAAGGATCCCAGGACATACTCATATCCATTCTTCCTCTTCGCAACAGGTCTCATATTCTGGGGCGCGAGCATAGTTATATTAGCGAACTTCACACAGGACTTCAGTATGTCACCCCTCAGCTCGATCCAGTACTTTGCGGTCTGCGCCATGGGGGCCATGGCCACAGCCCTACTCGGTATAAAGCTCAAGAGCTACATAGCCAAGAGGAATGGAGCTGGCAGGGAGCTCCTAAAGGAGGGCGTGCAGACGAAGTGCTGA
- a CDS encoding VUT family protein: MSRLQDERTDGDQADSRSAYGRSPHYSQGGGAARRRFRIDKTQAAIILCGLYIFFSLAGNIAATKVTYFGRLVMDAGFIYSMTFTWRDLIHKQLGMRAAITTIWLSALINLLAALYFQIVVLMPAEPDWAANGGQAAWQFLFGIFETSGGPWWQSIFSLQLRIVLGSVITMVIAELTDTEIYHLWVTGWGRNRPQWARVAISNAISIPVDSILFPLIAFTGIIGFDAMIQMFQTNIAVKTIVTLLSFWTIYLVPERPIFEQHEYDAEQI; encoded by the coding sequence GTGAGCAGGCTCCAGGATGAGCGAACCGATGGCGATCAGGCAGACAGTCGCAGCGCTTATGGAAGATCTCCCCACTACAGTCAAGGCGGAGGGGCTGCTCGCAGGAGGTTCCGTATTGATAAAACACAGGCCGCGATAATCCTCTGCGGGCTTTACATATTCTTCTCACTGGCCGGCAACATAGCCGCGACGAAGGTCACCTACTTCGGGAGACTCGTCATGGATGCTGGCTTCATATACTCCATGACGTTCACGTGGAGGGACCTGATACACAAGCAGCTCGGGATGCGGGCTGCCATAACCACGATCTGGCTCAGCGCGTTAATAAACCTCCTGGCAGCACTTTACTTCCAGATAGTGGTTCTGATGCCGGCGGAGCCTGACTGGGCTGCAAACGGCGGGCAGGCTGCGTGGCAGTTCCTATTCGGGATATTCGAGACATCCGGCGGACCATGGTGGCAGTCGATCTTCTCCCTCCAGCTCAGGATCGTCCTCGGCTCAGTGATAACCATGGTCATAGCAGAGCTCACCGACACAGAGATCTACCACCTCTGGGTCACCGGCTGGGGCAGGAACAGGCCACAGTGGGCCCGGGTTGCAATTTCTAACGCGATATCGATACCCGTGGACAGCATTTTATTTCCGCTGATAGCATTCACCGGAATAATCGGGTTCGATGCGATGATCCAGATGTTCCAGACGAATATCGCTGTGAAGACAATCGTCACGCTTCTATCATTCTGGACGATATACCTGGTGCCTGAGAGGCCGATATTCGAGCAGCATGAATATGATGCAGAACAGATTTGA
- the tgt gene encoding tRNA guanosine(34) transglycosylase Tgt — MAEHFSFEVLKRSRTTLARLGVIRTRRGIIETPQFIPVATVASVRALGSDDLRALGVQAIFANTYHLHLRTGEDLIRRMGGLHRFMSFDGPIFTDSGGFQAFSLGLGREHNISKIGSIFPHGRRSAERRENLTRITDEGVAFKSLVDGGWHFIDPRSAMRIQSRLGSDIVMAFDECTSPLSDYDYTREAMERTHRWAVQSLRYHDRRQAIYGIIQGGWFEDLRRESADFIKSLPFDGIAIGGSLGNCKADMHQVLEWVVPRLDARPRHLLGIGEIPDIFECVERGIDTFDCVHPTRIARRGNLYISPASGGCLENKFRISIKSSVFKDDKRPVDPRCGCPTCRMYSRAYLRHLYISNELSYFRAATVHNVYFMLRLMESIRKSIRSGKFSALKRRWMKGEQAPG; from the coding sequence ATGGCAGAGCATTTCTCATTTGAGGTTCTGAAGCGGTCGAGGACGACGCTTGCGAGGCTTGGGGTGATCAGGACGCGCAGGGGGATTATAGAGACACCCCAGTTCATCCCAGTCGCCACCGTGGCATCTGTCAGAGCCCTCGGATCCGATGATCTCAGGGCTCTGGGTGTGCAGGCGATATTCGCAAACACATATCACCTCCATCTGAGGACAGGAGAGGATCTCATCAGGAGGATGGGCGGGCTTCACAGGTTCATGTCGTTTGATGGGCCAATCTTCACAGACTCTGGCGGCTTCCAGGCATTCTCCCTCGGGCTCGGGCGGGAGCACAACATCAGCAAGATAGGAAGCATATTTCCTCACGGAAGACGATCTGCAGAGAGGAGAGAGAACCTGACAAGGATCACGGATGAGGGCGTCGCCTTCAAGTCGCTCGTCGATGGCGGATGGCACTTTATCGATCCCAGGAGCGCTATGAGGATCCAGAGCAGGCTTGGATCTGATATCGTCATGGCATTCGATGAATGCACGTCTCCTCTCTCAGATTACGATTACACCAGGGAGGCGATGGAGAGGACTCACCGCTGGGCTGTGCAGTCGTTGAGATACCACGACAGGAGACAGGCGATATACGGCATCATCCAGGGAGGATGGTTCGAGGATCTGCGCAGGGAGAGCGCTGATTTCATAAAGTCGCTGCCGTTCGATGGGATCGCGATCGGGGGCTCTCTCGGGAACTGCAAGGCAGATATGCATCAGGTTCTGGAGTGGGTGGTGCCGAGGCTGGACGCGCGGCCGAGACACCTCCTGGGAATCGGGGAGATCCCGGACATCTTCGAGTGCGTCGAGAGGGGCATCGACACCTTCGACTGCGTCCATCCGACGAGAATCGCACGCAGGGGCAACCTGTACATATCTCCCGCATCTGGAGGGTGCCTGGAAAACAAGTTCAGGATAAGCATAAAGTCCTCGGTTTTCAAGGACGACAAGAGGCCCGTGGACCCGAGATGCGGGTGCCCAACATGCAGGATGTACAGCAGGGCGTATCTCAGACACCTCTACATCTCGAACGAGCTCTCATACTTCAGAGCCGCCACAGTACATAATGTATACTTCATGCTAAGGCTGATGGAGTCGATAAGAAAATCAATAAGATCTGGGAAGTTCAGCGCGCTAAAGAGAAGGTGGATGAAGGGTGAGCAGGCTCCAGGATGA
- a CDS encoding flavodoxin family protein codes for MKVLAINGSPKMDDGNTARILNPFLDGMREAGADVELFHTRKLKIGPCNGDMSCWFRNSGKCGQNDDMQMLYPKFEDADVIVWATPVYFSGVTGPLKNLMDRQLPLHVPGTTPKKKQKVVLVSSCGAWEIEAFDPIIVQMRAIYSRDDAEFIAALLRPGAEAMRYMPEGAMDDVINAAREAGRELVKTGRIPESLLKTVSRPLMSEDEYMKAGEKFLEEARKNA; via the coding sequence ATGAAAGTGCTCGCAATAAACGGAAGCCCCAAGATGGATGATGGGAACACAGCTCGCATACTGAATCCCTTCCTGGACGGCATGCGTGAGGCGGGAGCCGATGTGGAGCTGTTCCACACCAGGAAGCTCAAGATCGGGCCGTGCAACGGCGATATGAGCTGCTGGTTCAGGAACTCAGGAAAATGTGGCCAGAACGACGACATGCAGATGTTATATCCGAAGTTCGAGGATGCTGATGTGATAGTCTGGGCCACGCCTGTATACTTCTCAGGTGTCACCGGTCCGCTCAAGAACCTGATGGACAGGCAGCTCCCGCTTCATGTTCCAGGCACGACGCCGAAGAAGAAGCAGAAGGTGGTTCTGGTCTCATCCTGCGGCGCATGGGAGATCGAGGCGTTCGATCCGATCATTGTACAGATGAGGGCGATATATTCAAGGGATGATGCAGAGTTCATCGCGGCGCTCCTGCGCCCGGGCGCGGAGGCGATGAGGTACATGCCCGAAGGTGCGATGGATGATGTGATCAATGCCGCGAGGGAGGCTGGCAGAGAGCTCGTGAAGACGGGACGAATACCAGAGAGCCTTCTCAAAACGGTGAGCAGACCGCTGATGAGCGAGGATGAGTACATGAAGGCAGGGGAGAAGTTTCTGGAGGAAGCCAGAAAAAATGCATGA
- a CDS encoding DUF2240 family protein, producing MFHLDQEKRYLVALPFKKRGKSSLKISDFIFALSLDMKWGPPEKVRALLMEAENEGLVRIDGDVVYSNADIEIPVGFKPAPVEGIFERAVRMISSKTGMSRKEIIAMINERQDSLQRLVELDVVALLVARELEIDVSDMAREAYQSLISSASRKAA from the coding sequence GTGTTTCATTTGGATCAGGAGAAGAGGTACCTTGTGGCCCTGCCGTTCAAGAAGCGTGGGAAGAGCAGCCTGAAGATAAGCGACTTCATATTTGCACTCTCGCTGGACATGAAGTGGGGGCCTCCAGAGAAGGTCAGGGCCCTTCTCATGGAAGCAGAAAATGAGGGGCTGGTTCGCATCGATGGGGACGTGGTGTATTCCAACGCGGATATCGAGATACCCGTTGGATTTAAACCCGCTCCCGTCGAGGGCATATTCGAAAGAGCGGTCAGAATGATATCCTCGAAAACAGGGATGAGCAGGAAGGAGATCATAGCGATGATAAACGAGCGGCAGGACTCGCTCCAGAGGCTGGTGGAGCTGGATGTAGTGGCGCTTCTGGTGGCGAGGGAGCTCGAGATCGATGTCTCTGATATGGCCCGGGAGGCGTACCAGAGCCTGATATCCTCAGCCTCCAGGAAGGCTGCCTAG